DNA from Pseudomonas putida:
GAGCCCCAGAAGTGGGACAGGCCGAGCCCGCCCAGGGCCACCACCCCGGAGGCGGCGAGCAGCACCATGCCGACGGCGGTCACGCGCTCCTTGCCGTAGCGCACCATCAGTCGCCCGGTGAAGAAGCTCGGCCCGAACATCGCCAGCAGGTGCCACTGTATTCCTAGGGCGGCGTTGTCCACCGAATGCCCGTGGTTGACCATCGCCACCGGCGCGGCCGTCATCACGAACGCCATCACCCCATAGGACACCACGCCCGCAGCCACGGCCAGCAGATAGCGCGGCATCGCCAAGAGCTGCAGCACCGTCCGACCGCTATCGGCGACTGCTTCGGCCTGGGTCTGGCTCGGCGTGCGCAGCATCAGCAGGATCGGCAAGGCGATCAGCGGCAGCAGCGCCTGGCTGAGGAAGCTGCCAACGTAGGGCGTGCCCGCTACCGCATCGCGCGTGAAGATCACCAACTGCGGCCCGATGATGGCGCCCGCGAGACCGCCCACCATGACCCAGGAAATGGCCTTGGCCTTAAGCGCGTCCTCGGCGGTGTCGGCGGCTGCGAAGCGGTAGCTCTGCACATACGCGCCGTAGAAGCCCGCCAGGAAGGTGCCGGCGCAGAAGATCCAGAACGAGGCCAGCATGATGCCCAACGCGGCGATCAGGCCCGAGGCCACGCCGAAGCCGACCCCCACCACGTATCCGTTGCGGCGGCCATGGTGCCGCATGATGAAGGCGGCAGGCAAGGTGCCGATGGCAAGACCCAGGCCGAACAGACTCACGGGCAAGGTGATCCAGGCCGAATTCTTGGCAAGCTGCTGGCCGACCAGCCCACCCAGCGACATCACGATGGGCGCGCTGGCGCCGCCGAGCGCCTGCGCGGCGGTGAGAACGCCGATGTTTCGGCGCGTGATGCTCTGGTCGGTCATGGGCGTCTTTCTTATTCGTTTGTCTGGCCGGAAATATTACACGCATGAATATATATTCAGTTATATGGACATGCGATGCTCACGAACCATCGCGAGCCGGTCCATCCTCGGAAGCCCCGGCGGAAGCAGCACCGTGCAGGGCCAATGCGAGCAGGTGCTCTTTCACCTGGATCAGTTGCTCCATGCGTTCCTCAACACAGGCGAGATGGCCTTGGACAGCCTGCCTTAGCAGCTCAGGTTCCAGGAACCCCTCATGTGCCCAACCCAGTAGGCGGCGCACGTCATCCAGGCCGATTCCCGAGGCACGGTAGTTGCGAATCAGGTGAAGCCGTTCGACATGGGCCGGGCCATAGCGCCGATAGTTGTTGCGTGACCGCTCCGGGGCTTGCAACAGGCCCTCCCGCTCGTAGAACCGAATGTTCTCCGGGGGGGTGCCCGTCAAGCGCGCAAGTTCACCGATCCTCATCCGGTTCTCCGTGCGCAACGATGGGGAACGCCGCCGTTGCGCATAGCCCTTATCCCGGCGACCGGGCGGATGGTTGCCCGGTGGCGCCCGATTGCACCGTGTGCTCAGTCCAGCCGCCACCCAGCGCCTTGTAGAGGTGGATGAGGTTGTTCAGCCGCGTCAGGCGCGTGCGCACCAGGGTCTGCTGCGCACCGTACTGTGTGCGTTGCGCATCGAGCAAGGTGAGGTTGTCGTCCACGCCTTCCTGGAAGCGTTGCTCGGCTAGTTGGTAGGCTTTCTGGCTAGCCGCTACCAGGAGCTGCTCCGAGCGGATCTGCTCATCAAGCGTGCGCTTGCCCGCCAAGCCGTCAGCCACCTCAGCAAAGGCCGCCTGGATAGACTTCTCGTAGTTGGCGATTTCGATCCTCTTTTGTACCTGTGCCACGTCCAGATTGGCTCGCAACGCGCCGCCGCGGAAGATGGGCAGCGTGATCTGCGGCAGGAAGCTCCAGGCCCGCGAGCCCGAATCGAACAGGCCGTCCAGCGAAGCGCTGGCCGTGCCCGCCGAGCCCGTGAGGCTAATCGTCGGGAAGAACGCGGCCCGCGCCGCGCCGATGTTGGCGTTGGCGCCGATCAGCATCTGCTCGGCGGCGCGGATGTCCGGCCGACGCGCGAGCAGTTCGGACGGCAGGCCGCTCGGCAGGTCGGTCGGCACGATGTCGTCCGGCAGCGCCACGGCCTCGTCAAGCTGCCGGGACAGCTCCGGCGTCAGCGGCTGGCCCAGCAGCAGCACCAGCGCGTTGCGGTCCTTGGCCGCCTGCCGCGTGTAGGCGGCGCGGTTGGCCTCGGCGGTGCGCAGCGCGATCTCCGCGCGGCGCAGGTCGAGCTGCGTGGAATTTCCCGCTTCCACCAGTTGGGTGGTCAGGTCATAGGAGCGCTTCTGTGTGGCGAGGGTGTCGCTCGTCAGGCGCAGCAGTTCCTGGTCGGCGCGCAGCGTGAGGTAGGCGCTGGCCACCTCGGACACCAGGCTCATCTGCGTGGCGATGCGGGTCTCGTCGAGGGCCAGGTAGGACGCCAGCGCCCGGTCGTTGAGGCTGCGGATGCGGCCCCACAGGTCCAGCTCCCAGGCGGCCGTCACCCCGGCCACGTCGTAGCGCCGGAGCACGTCGCTTTGCCCCGTGGTACTGAGGTCGGCCGGTACGCGCTCTGACGCGCCGCGGGCGGAAACGCCCAGGTTCGGCAGCATCTCGGCACGCTGGATACGGTACAGCGCCTGAGCCGCCTCCACGTTGAGCGCGGCTTTGTGCATGTCGCGGTTGTTCTCCAGCGAAATGCCGATCAACTGCTGCAGCAGCGGGTCGCGGAAGAAGTCCCGCCAACCGATCTCGGCCGTGATCGCGTCGTCGGGCGTCGCGGCCGCCAGTTCCACATAGGCCGCGCCCGAGGGATAGGCCGTGTCGATCGGCGCTGCGGGCCGGTCATACTTCGGTGCCATGGAGCAGCCAGCCAGCGCCGCCGCGAGGGCGAGCGGCGCCAGCGTCCTGGCGGGTCGTGTGAATGCGAAAGATGTTTTCATGTCGTATGTCCTCCTGGCCGTCATGCGTGCTGGTCGGTCATGCCGCCACGGGCATGGCGCGCTTCGCGGCGCAGCGCCAGCTTGCGCACCACAACGTAGAACACCGGCGTCAGCACCAGGCCGAATACCGTCACGCCCAGCATGCCGGCGAACACCGCGATGCCCATGGCGTGGCGCATCTCGGCGCCCGCACCGCTGGCCAGCACCAGCGGCACCACGCCAGCGATGAAGGCGAACGACGTCATCAAGATCGGGCGCAGCCGCAAGCGCGCGGCTTCGAGCACGGCTGCCAGCGGATCGGCCCCTTCGCTTTCCTTCGCGCGGGCGAACTCCACGATCAGGATCGCGTTCTTGGCAGCCAGGCCGACCAGCACCACGAAACCGATCTGCGTGAAGATGTTGTTGTCGCCCCCAGAGAGCCAGACGCCGGCGATCGCCGAGAGCAGCGCCATGGGTGCAATCAGCAGCACAGCGAACGGCAGCGACCAACTGTTGTACTGGGCCGCCAGGAACAGGAAGGCGAGCAGCACCGCCAGCGCGAAGATGTAGATCGCCGTGTTGCCAACCCGTTTTTCCTGGAAAGTC
Protein-coding regions in this window:
- a CDS encoding MerR family transcriptional regulator; amino-acid sequence: MRIGELARLTGTPPENIRFYEREGLLQAPERSRNNYRRYGPAHVERLHLIRNYRASGIGLDDVRRLLGWAHEGFLEPELLRQAVQGHLACVEERMEQLIQVKEHLLALALHGAASAGASEDGPARDGS
- a CDS encoding efflux transporter outer membrane subunit; this encodes MKTSFAFTRPARTLAPLALAAALAGCSMAPKYDRPAAPIDTAYPSGAAYVELAAATPDDAITAEIGWRDFFRDPLLQQLIGISLENNRDMHKAALNVEAAQALYRIQRAEMLPNLGVSARGASERVPADLSTTGQSDVLRRYDVAGVTAAWELDLWGRIRSLNDRALASYLALDETRIATQMSLVSEVASAYLTLRADQELLRLTSDTLATQKRSYDLTTQLVEAGNSTQLDLRRAEIALRTAEANRAAYTRQAAKDRNALVLLLGQPLTPELSRQLDEAVALPDDIVPTDLPSGLPSELLARRPDIRAAEQMLIGANANIGAARAAFFPTISLTGSAGTASASLDGLFDSGSRAWSFLPQITLPIFRGGALRANLDVAQVQKRIEIANYEKSIQAAFAEVADGLAGKRTLDEQIRSEQLLVAASQKAYQLAEQRFQEGVDDNLTLLDAQRTQYGAQQTLVRTRLTRLNNLIHLYKALGGGWTEHTVQSGATGQPSARSPG
- a CDS encoding MFS transporter, with protein sequence MTDQSITRRNIGVLTAAQALGGASAPIVMSLGGLVGQQLAKNSAWITLPVSLFGLGLAIGTLPAAFIMRHHGRRNGYVVGVGFGVASGLIAALGIMLASFWIFCAGTFLAGFYGAYVQSYRFAAADTAEDALKAKAISWVMVGGLAGAIIGPQLVIFTRDAVAGTPYVGSFLSQALLPLIALPILLMLRTPSQTQAEAVADSGRTVLQLLAMPRYLLAVAAGVVSYGVMAFVMTAAPVAMVNHGHSVDNAALGIQWHLLAMFGPSFFTGRLMVRYGKERVTAVGMVLLAASGVVALGGLGLSHFWGSLALLGIGWNLSFIGATAMVTDCHTPAERGKAQGMNDFFVFAATAAVSFLAGSILHSSGWQAVNWMIFPALALILVPLLWQGRYGCN